One Mangifera indica cultivar Alphonso chromosome 4, CATAS_Mindica_2.1, whole genome shotgun sequence genomic region harbors:
- the LOC123212919 gene encoding RNA demethylase ALKBH9B-like, whose amino-acid sequence MSSDSEILLNDGLSGDSLVDYGLSEEQKERIRFSQVGGKKNFVHMERINGRITNVIRGLELHTRVFNVEEQKKIVRCVHNLQRMGQKGQLRERTYSEPRKWMRGKGRVTIQFGCCYNYAVDKKGNPPGIIRDEEVDPLPPLFKQMIKRMVRWHILPPSCIPNSCIVNIYDEGDGIPPHIDHHDFVRPFCTVSFLSECNTLFGSNLEILGPGEFFGPVSIRLPVGSVFIINGNGADVAKHCVPAVRSKRTSITFRKMDDSKLPFKFSPDPELLRIEPIYYFPLDRSRVHQHYTHRTYSHASKASYSHNRRRYDQYQYEESNMYRTETSRRMEESFIDQNVYFPPDDSKFRNQLRDTRKRSRR is encoded by the exons ATGAGTTCTGATTCTGAAATATTGCTCAATGATGGGCTTAGTGGAGACTCATTGGTTGACTATGGGTTGTCTGAAGAGCAGAAAGAGCGAATAAGGTTTTCTCAAGTAGGCGGTAAAAAGAACTTCGTTCATATGGAGAGGATAAATGGGAGAATAACAAATGTGATTAGAGGGCTTGAGCTTCACACAAGAGTTTTTAATGTTGAAGAGCAGAAGAAAATTGTCAGATGTGTCCACAATCTACAACGTATGGGCCAAAAAGGACAACTTAGAG AGCGAACATATTCAGAACCAAGGAAGTGGATGCGTGGTAAAGGACGTGTGACCATACAATTTGGTTGTTGTTACAATTATGCAGTG GACAAAAAGGGGAACCCTCCTGGCATTATCCGAGATGAGGAAGTTGATCCTCTTCCCCCATTGTTCAAGCAAATGATCAAGAGGATGGTCAGATGGCACATTCTGCCACCATCATGTATCCCAAACAGTTGCATTGTGAATATATATGATGAAGGAGATGGCATTCCCCCTCATATTGATCACCATGACTTTGTCAGGCCTTTTTGCACTGTGTCGTTCTTGAGTGAGTGCAATACactttttggttcaaatttggaAATTCTTGGTCCGGGAGAGTTCTTTGGGCCGGTCTCCATACGTTTGCCAGTTGG ATCAGTGTTTATTATAAATGGTAATGGAGCTGATGTTGCTAAGCATTGTGTTCCAGCAGTCCGATCAAAAAG AACATCCATCACTTTCAGAAAAATGGATGATAGCAAATTACCATTCAAGTTTTCGCCTGATCCTGAGCTATTGAGAATTGAGCCTATATATTACTTCCCTTTAGACAGGTCCCGAGTTCACCAACATTATACTCATCGTACCTATTCTCATGCCTCCAAAGCGTCATACTCACATAATCGACGTCGATATGATCAGTACCAGTATGAAGAATCGAATATGTATCGAACTGAGACTTCTAGAAGAATGGAGGAGTCGTTCATAGATCAAAATGTTTATTTCCCACCGGATGACTCAAAATTTAGGAACCAATTAAGGGATACTAGGAAAAGATCGCGGAGATAA